Genomic DNA from Actinomycetes bacterium:
TCGAGCCCGGGGCGCGCACCGGGGTCGCGCTGCAGTACGACAACCCGAAGGAGGTCGGCCCCGACCGGATCGTGAACACGCTCGCGGCGTACTCGCTGTTCGGTGGTCCCTGTGTGGTCGTGGACTTCGGTACCTCGACGAACTTCGACGTGGTCGGGCCGAAGGGTGAGTTCCTCGGCGGCGCCCTCGCGCCTGGGATCGAGATCTCCATCGACGCACTCGCCGCGAGGGCGGCGCGCCTGGTCAAGGTGGAGATCGCCCGGCCGCGCTCGGTCATCGGGAAGTCGACGGTGGAGGCGCTGCAGTCGGGGTTCCTGTACGGCTTCACCGGGCAGGTCGACGGGATCGTGCGGCGGATCGTCGCTGAGCTCGGCGGTTCGGTGACCGCGGTCGTGGCGACCGGCGGCCTGGCGCCCGCAGTCGTCGCCGAGTCGGAGACCATCACCGACCACCGCCCCGACCTCACGCTGCTCGGCCTTCGGCTGGTCTACGAGCGCAACGTCCCCTGACGCGCCGCCCGATCTCGATGGGTGCCTGCGACCATCGGCGGGACGCGAGACCACCACCCGCGCGCCGTGTCCACGAGCCCGCTCCTTGTCCATCGGAGGTGCCGAAGTGCGCAAGGTCGTCGTCTACGAGCTGGTCTCCCTCGACGGCGTTGCCGAGATGCCGGACAGCTTCTTCACCGAGTGGGATGACGCGATGGACGCGAACCTCGACGCCGTCATCGCGGCTCAGGACTCGGTCATCCTGGGCCGGCGCAGCTATGAGGAGTGGGCGGACTACTGGCCGGGCAGCGACATCGAACCCTTCGCGACCTTCATCAACGGGGTCGCGAAGCATGTCGCCACCTCCTCGCCGCTGGACCGTGCGTGGCCCAATGCGAGCGCGGTGGACGGCGACCTGGTCGAGTTCGTGCGTGACCTGAAGAACGGGCCCGGAGCCGACATCGGCGTGCATGCGAGCATCTCGGTCGCCCAGGCGCTGCTTGCCGCCGGCGTCGTCGACGAGATCCGGCTCGTGATCGCTCCGGCGGTCGTGGGCAACGGACGAAGGCTCCTCGACGGCTTGCCGGCGATCCGGCTGGAGTCGATCCGAAGCACGACCTCGCCCAGTGGCCATCTGCTCGCCGACTACCGCGTCATCGGCTAGGCCAGCAGCCGACGCTGACCACCCAACGGGGCCACCCCCGGAACTGCCCCAGGTGTCGCCCCCACCGTCCTGCGTCCTACCCTTGCCCGCCATGACCCAGGATCCGTCGCCGGTGGAGGACACCGACGTCTCGGCAGAGCTTCCCGAGCAGTTACGGGTCCGGCACGAGAAGCGCGAGCGGATGCTCGCGGAGGGGATCGAGCCGTACGTCGTGGGCTACCCCCGCACGCACACCATCGCCGAGGTGCGCACCCGGTGGGCGGACCTCCAGCCTGACACTCAGACCGGCGAGAGGGTCTCGGTCACCGGGCGGGTCATGTTCCTGCGCACGACCGGCAAGCTGTGCTTCGCGACGGTGCACGAGGGCGACGGGACGCCGCTGCAGGTGATGCTGAGCCTCGATCGAGTCGGCCCCGACTCACTCGAGCGTTGGAAGTCCTTCGTCGACATCGGCGACCACATCGGCGTCACCGGCGAGATCGTGTCGTCCCGACGCGGCGAGCTGTCCGTCCTCGCGCAGGACTGGGCCATCACGGCCAAGGCGTTGCGACCGCTGCCCAACGTCTACGAGGGCGCCCAGCTCTCCGAGGACCTTCGGGTGCGGCGCCGCTATGTGGACCTGATCGCGCGGCCGGAGGCGAGGACCATGGCCCGCCTCCGCCCCGCTGTCGTGCGGTCGGTTCGCGACTCCTTCGAGCGGCGCGGCTTCGTCGAGGTGGAGACGCCGATGCTGCAGACGCTGCAGGGCGGTGCGACGGCCCGGCCCTTCGTGACGCACTCGAATGCCTTCGATCTGAATCTGTTCCTACGCATCGCGCCCGAGCTCTTCCTGAAGCGGTGCGTGGTCGGCGGCATCGAGCGGGTCTTCGAGATCAACCGGAACTTCCGTAACGAGGGCGCGGACTCCACGCACAGCCCCGAGTTCGCGATGCTCGAGGCTTACCAGGCATACGGCGACTACGACACCATCGGCGTCCTCACCAGAGACCTCGTGCAGGAGGCGGCGCTTCGTTGCTTCGGGAGCCTGCAGGTCACGCTGGCCGATGGTGCGGTGCGCGATCTGTCGGGCACGTGGAACCAGGTCACCCTGTACGGCTCGCTCTCGGCCGCTCTAGGTGAGCCGGTGACGCCGGACACCCCACGCCGCCACCTGCGCAAGCTCGTAGAGGCGGCCGGCCTCGACGTCGCCCCGGA
This window encodes:
- a CDS encoding type III pantothenate kinase, with the translated sequence MLLAVDVGNTQTVLGLFAGERLHRSWRVRTDARATADEMMLTLRGLLSDQPRITGVALCSTVPSVLGELRQVFDRWHQRVHVVVVEPGARTGVALQYDNPKEVGPDRIVNTLAAYSLFGGPCVVVDFGTSTNFDVVGPKGEFLGGALAPGIEISIDALAARAARLVKVEIARPRSVIGKSTVEALQSGFLYGFTGQVDGIVRRIVAELGGSVTAVVATGGLAPAVVAESETITDHRPDLTLLGLRLVYERNVP
- a CDS encoding dihydrofolate reductase family protein codes for the protein MRKVVVYELVSLDGVAEMPDSFFTEWDDAMDANLDAVIAAQDSVILGRRSYEEWADYWPGSDIEPFATFINGVAKHVATSSPLDRAWPNASAVDGDLVEFVRDLKNGPGADIGVHASISVAQALLAAGVVDEIRLVIAPAVVGNGRRLLDGLPAIRLESIRSTTSPSGHLLADYRVIG
- the lysS gene encoding lysine--tRNA ligase is translated as MTQDPSPVEDTDVSAELPEQLRVRHEKRERMLAEGIEPYVVGYPRTHTIAEVRTRWADLQPDTQTGERVSVTGRVMFLRTTGKLCFATVHEGDGTPLQVMLSLDRVGPDSLERWKSFVDIGDHIGVTGEIVSSRRGELSVLAQDWAITAKALRPLPNVYEGAQLSEDLRVRRRYVDLIARPEARTMARLRPAVVRSVRDSFERRGFVEVETPMLQTLQGGATARPFVTHSNAFDLNLFLRIAPELFLKRCVVGGIERVFEINRNFRNEGADSTHSPEFAMLEAYQAYGDYDTIGVLTRDLVQEAALRCFGSLQVTLADGAVRDLSGTWNQVTLYGSLSAALGEPVTPDTPRRHLRKLVEAAGLDVAPEAVAGKLVEELFEHHVVHTFEGPTFVRDFPVDTSPLVRAHRSEPGLVEKWDLYVDGIELATGYSELIDPVVQRERLVEQSRLRSGGDVEAMPLDEDFLRAMEHGMPPMGGMGMGIDRLLMVLTGLGIRDTILFPLVKPEG